From Sulfolobales archaeon, one genomic window encodes:
- a CDS encoding trypsin-like peptidase domain-containing protein: MSRIKEFSDEISNLVESVRDSVVTVVVEAIDPLSLIEAPVRGVGSGFIVGEGLAITNSHVVGSASSVRIIYSDGEVGVGRVLARDPYRDLALFEIDRPGARYLRMGDSDKVRVGEVVLVIGSPLGIPGPSVTMGVISGKGRTIVANEGRIVLEDLLQTDAAINPGNSGGPLINMMGEAVGVTTAMIPFAQGIGFAIPINQVKRFITLISRYGRPVRAWIGVFVAPLTPELARMLGIAERKGVVVVRTIPGSPADDAGIRRGDVILRAGGKEISTPSELRNAIEDNIDRGVIELEIVRRGSKRIVEAPILVEEL; this comes from the coding sequence ATGAGTAGGATCAAGGAGTTCAGTGATGAGATCTCCAACCTGGTTGAAAGCGTTAGAGACTCGGTAGTCACCGTTGTTGTGGAGGCTATAGATCCTCTATCCCTTATAGAAGCCCCTGTAAGGGGTGTTGGATCTGGCTTCATAGTTGGTGAGGGGCTTGCAATAACTAATAGCCATGTTGTTGGATCTGCTAGCAGTGTTAGGATCATATATAGCGATGGCGAGGTAGGTGTTGGTAGGGTTCTCGCAAGAGATCCATATAGGGATCTAGCGCTATTCGAGATCGACAGGCCAGGGGCTAGATATCTCAGGATGGGCGACTCAGACAAGGTAAGAGTGGGAGAGGTCGTGCTTGTAATAGGATCTCCACTCGGGATCCCAGGCCCCTCAGTAACAATGGGTGTTATAAGTGGGAAGGGGAGGACCATTGTAGCTAATGAAGGTAGAATCGTGCTCGAGGATCTTCTCCAAACAGATGCAGCAATAAACCCTGGCAACAGCGGGGGACCCCTTATAAATATGATGGGCGAAGCTGTTGGGGTCACAACAGCCATGATCCCGTTTGCCCAGGGGATAGGTTTCGCAATACCTATTAACCAGGTTAAGAGGTTTATAACGCTTATATCGAGATATGGAAGACCTGTTAGAGCCTGGATAGGGGTCTTCGTAGCACCGCTAACCCCGGAGCTCGCCAGAATGCTGGGTATAGCGGAGAGGAAAGGGGTGGTTGTGGTTAGAACAATACCGGGGAGTCCGGCGGATGATGCAGGGATAAGGAGGGGAGATGTGATTCTAAGGGCAGGTGGTAAAGAGATATCAACACCTAGCGAGCTGAGGAATGCGATTGAGGATAACATAGATAGGGGTGTGATCGAGCTAGAAATAGTTAGGAGAGGCTCTAAGAGGATTGTTGAAGCCCCGATACTTGTTGAAGAGCTATAG